GCACATTTGTCTCCCTCTCCCCCGTTACAAATCTGTTCTAATTAAAGTGTTTTGCCAGGAACCTGCTCCTTGAGttattgggggggaagggggagcaggtgcTTTTTCCTTTCATCTAGTGCTGAGACCCCCCCCCTACCCTGGCAGCAGCAAAAGGGAGGCTAAGCATCGCCCCTGAACCCCCGAGGACTGAGCATGCCGCTTTCCTTTCtcacctgccccccttcccctggcagGAGGGCAGAAGTGGGTCTCACCATCTCCATGTCCCCCTTACCCCTAGTAATGGGATGGGtctttcccccaaccccctcctttcccccaacTTTGAGGTTCATGTcccgtccccacccccatcccaaagAGGCCCACGGCCTCAGGCAAACATTATTTTATTCCAAAGATATAGATTTTCTCTCatcaaaaacaacaacacaactGTCAAAGAGGTGTTAAATACAGGAATGGTGGGGTATTGCTCAGACCTAGAACCACCCCAAAACACCACCAGCACTAAGAGCGTTGGCTGATCTGGCAGGGGTAGAATGTCAGCTGAGTGAACAACCAGACAAATACACCCGGCGGCGGGTGAAAAGTAAAATCACAGGTGAACTGATTAAGAAACAGGATGGAAACCGCTTCTCGCAAGGTGAAAACACAGGCAGAGCAGACTGCCACTGACACAAAACCACCCTCGGAGCGCTAGGTGAAGATACAGCCTGTATCGAACCACTCACCCTGTGATTCAATTCTCCCCATGCCATTGGAAGACACAGTCCAACACATTAATGCCAAGACTGAAACCCTGCTGTAGATAGCGGGTGAAGAAATACAGGTGGCCTAGAGGACAATGCAACTGAGGCTCGtccctgcagtgtgtgtgtgtgtggggggggggggggggggggatgacacAGGAACACTGGTTCACACTTGGAAATCAACTCTTCCATAGGATAAGTAACAGCTACGGGTGAAACGGGTAACAGGAAGACAGACTTCCATGTGAGACGCTGGTTGGTGAAAAGCTACAGGCAAACTGAGCAAAGAAATCCCCTCTCGTTTTGGCGGGGGGTAAGGGGGGTGTCCAACAAGTGAACCGGGGTAACTACAGGATTCAGACTCCCTGCAGCCATGGTGGGTGAAAGAACAGGCAAAGTGGTTGAACAGCCAGACAAAATCCTCCCGCTTGGCAACAGTGAAGCAGCTGAACATGGTCATCCTATGAGTGTGCTGCGTGGAAAACCTACAGGTGAACCGGTTAGCGATGCAACTCCCATCAGCAGAGGAAGAATAAATACAGGCAAGCAACGGGATCCAAAAACAACAGGCCAACTGGATAACAATGAGACTAATACTCCCCTTTAGGGCAACAACAATTACAGGTGAGACACCTCTCAAATCCATGGTGAAATACACGGGAGGATCCAGTTCAACACCATAACGATGGTGCTAACCACCGACAGAGCCAGATCACAACATGACTTGGTTTCGTCCCACACCAGTGCTGCACAGAGGTGGAAGAAGGATCAAACACCGTAACCGAAGTCCTCCTCCCGCTGGTGACAGGTACAGGCAGAATCCATTCATACCATGTCTCTAATATGCTCTTACATTGGTGGAGGAAATCAAACGAGAGGCAGCCCTGGGGAATGACGGGAGCTACCCGCTCCATGGGGGCAGTGGGTGAAAGTTACAGGCAACTGGTGACCAAACAGTACTCGGATCCCCCCTTCGCAGTGGTGGCAAGTGAGAAGACAGGCGAAGCAGACTCAAGACCACAGACTGAGACCTCCCCACGACAGTGCTGGATACAGGCAGACACAGTTCAGTCATATGCCCCGAAGGGCCCCCCCAGTGATGAGAACAATCTGGGGGGTCTAGAGTTGACCATTTGGGGGGAAGAACAGGTGGAGTTGGGTCCGGTTGGCCAATGGTGGGAGAACAGGCAGAGGGAGCTTGACTGTCCTCGCCAAGAGTCACTTGATCAAGGAGGGGCCGTGTccctggaggggaaagaaggTGTGGTGAGCGTCGTTCTCGTCAGGACCCCCCCACCTCCTCGTCCCGCCCCACTCACCTCACGCTGAGCTGAGGGCCCCGCGGATCTGGGCGCCGGTGTCGGGGGGCAAGGCCAGCAGGGCCGCCTGGAACTCCGTGGGGCAGCGGTTGGAGAGATGCCGCAGCAAGGACAGAAGGGAGACCTGGGCgtctggggggagctggggggttagATGGGAGAGAGAACCCCCAGACCCGCAGGATCCCCCTCCCCAAGGCAGGGACACCCCTTCTTGCCCAATGGCAggatccccagccccctcccttcgGGACACTCCCCAAACTTACCTGCCGGGAGATGGTCGGTCCCCAGGACGGTGCTGCTGGCCCGCACCAcctcccccacctgctgcagcacctggggtggggggggagggaacacagCAGTGAAACCCTGATATCCCCCCCGATACCCTCATCTTGTCACCCGCCAgagaacccccccatccccaatacCACCCCCATAGTCACCCCCCACCTGAAGGGGAGACACCCCTCTGCATGGTGTTCTGATCCCCATTGCGGTTCACACCCCCCAATCCCCCTTAGTCAAGGGGATTTAACCCTCCCAAATCCTCAGATAAGACACccaaaagacccccccccccgttcctggAACAggggccccccacagcccccatcacCCACTGGAACAGgacccccccagcctgcctccaGGTCCCCCATGGGGTGGTACCTGCTGGGGGGCGTTCTCGTACAGGAAAGTGATGCAGCGGAAAACGGTTTTATTTTCCTCGAAATCCTCcgtgaggggcagggagcggagcaGGGCGGGGAACACCTGGGGGGAGACCCCGTTAGAGATCCCCAGCTAGCTGCCGAGCCGGCtggggccagcgccccctagaggagcaaggccctgccctccccaagCCAGCCGGCGCCACCTAGAGAGGCAAGGCCCAGCGCCCCATTCCCCGCCTCCCGGGGAAGGCCCCCATTGCGCCCCCTCACCTggctgaggggcagggcctggggctggctcAGGACCATGCGGGCGACGGCCCCACAGACGTTGTCCCGCACGCGGGCGCTCGACTCCTGGGTGCTGCCCCCCGCCAGCAGGGCCAGGATCTTGGGGTAGTgtctggggggggcgggtgttAAGGAAAAGGGGGACAGCAAGGGGGAGATGGGGCCCTTCCTCCAATCCACCCCACAGCCTCTCACCCCCATGTACCCCTGGACCCCAAACAGAGACCCCCAGGTCAGACACCCCCTCCAGACAATCCCCCCTAACTCATCCACCTAGCTGACCCCTAGTAACCCCCATAACCCCCACACCCAGCAGCCCCCGCCATGGGTCAGGATACGGGAGCAGGGCCTCCCCGCCGTGCTCGGCCAGCACTCCCAGTGCGAAGATGCCATTGCTCCGCACCTCGGGGTCGGGGTCCCGGGCAgcccccaggaaggggggcaggagccggggcACGAAGGGGGCcgtggcccggcccagcccccccagtGTCTCCGCCAGCGTCCCCACAGCGAAGGAGCGCTCTGCCACCGAGCAGCTGGGCTTCTGGGGAAGAGCAAGGGggcccggatgcctgggttcagcagggggtgagtgggggggcCCGCAGCCACCCAGGTTCAGTGGGGTGGCGGGATCCTGCCCAGATGCCTGGGTCCccgtgggaagggaggggagaagggggaaccggcccggacacctgggtccctgtgggaggggaggggaggggagaagggagaaccggcccggacgcctgggtcccccgGGGGTGGTGGGGCAATGAGAGAAGGGAGAAccggcccggacgcctgggtccccgtgagaagggaggggagaagggagaaccGGCCTGGAtgcctgggggtggtggggcaatgggagaagggggaaccggcccggacgcctgggtccccggGGGGACACACGACACACTCACCATTTTGttgagcagcaggggcaggaagcCGGCGAAATACGGTGCGAAGGCATCGCCCCCTGCGGCCGCGGCCAGAGCGGGGATCCCCTCCCCCGCGTACTCCAGCAGCATGGCATCGTACTCcgcctgaggggagggggggtgagccCCGCTGCACCCCAcggccccccaaacccctccgcACTGCACCTCCCATGGCCCCAGaatcccccccaacccctctgaCCCCACCTCCAAATCCCCTGCCCCCCGAATCCCCAGTCAcccgccagccccgccctgcaccccccaacccctctgACCCCATCTCCAaatcccccaccctgcagcccccccacaacccccatttcttcctcccctccccccgatctccagcccctctgctccatGCAGCCCCCACAGAGGTCCCCCCCCCGTCACCTGCTCttcatcctcctcatcttcctcgtccaaGCCATCGTCCTGGCAGgctgtctgggggggggggggggagggagctcaGTGCTGGGACCCACAAACCCCCCCATGTCCCCCCTTCCTGTGTCACATCCCCCGCAAGCCAGCTGGTCCTCCCCCAGATCCCCCGTGTCCCGCCGCcgccccgagccagccagtccctcctcccccgcccctccacaaGCCCCCCCGAGACCCATATGTTCTGCCCCCCCGGCTGGTCCCCCCAccaagaggggaaaggccccgtgtccccccAGCGGGTACCTTCCTCTCCAGCACGGCGCGAAGGGCCCCGCAGAGCTCGGCCAGGTGCCCTGGGCtccgcagcgcctcctgctggcaggCGGTGAGCACCGCGCCCAGCGCCTCCAGCACCGCCATGGCCACCAGCCGCTCCCGCTCCCGGTGCACGCCCCGCGCCATGGCCGGCAGCGCCAGGCCCAGCAGCCGCTGCAaccctggggggggcgggggggggggtagaggggtCAGTGCGGGTCTGCGAGCTTCCCGCACAGTGtcgtcccccccaaccccatgagctcccccccccccgccccacaagcatccctccctggccctggggctgcgaGATTCCTGCAcagtgcccctctcccccgctcTGTGAACTCCACCCTGGCCCCggggctgcgagcttcccccAGTGGTGACCCCCCTTCCTTGGTCCCCATGAACCCTCCCCCGACCCTGGGGCTGCGAGTTGCCCCCGGTGGTGCACCCATGTTCCCCCCAGCCCAGCAACACCCCCAAAACCCAGGCTGtgacttccccccacccccccgatctccccccccgcctccccgcaGCCTGGTGGGGGTCCCTCCCCCAACTCACCGGCAGCATGGGGCTCAGAGGGGTCCTGCTCGCAGACCCGACGCAGAGCAATGCAGAACTGGCTCAGGGCTTCGTAGGCGGCTTTCCGGACCCCCAGATGAGGGaactgcgggggaagggggcgaTTTGGGGGGTcacagctccctgcacccccccacattaCCCCGTTGGCTCCCCACAGAGCATCGCCCCggatcagcaaggaaagggtTAACCctgagggccccccccagcctgcgcctcccacccccatcccctatTGCTAACCTCCTGccgccccccaaatcctcccctcccccaaccttgcCCAATACCCAGAACTGCCCCCCGCATCCGCCTCCCCACTACCTCCAGCAGCTGGAAGACCTCCGGGACGCAGCTCTCCAGGTGGGGCAGGAAGGCGACGCTGGGACAGACGGACGGACAGGTTAGGGCCCCCGGAGATACAGCCCCCAGACAGACAGACGTGCCAGACCCCCTCCCGCTGCCCCAagagccccccccccatacctGGCGTTCGCTGCGATCTCCCCCAGGGCGGAGCAAGCGTCCTCCTTCTCGTCCACGTAGGCGCTTTCCACGCTcagtctgggggcgggggggaggcacgGTCAGATGGGGGGCCTCCCCccaagtgcccctcccccacccgctacagcccccttctcctcccacccgccccccttctccagccccaccAGACTCTGCCTCCACCCAGGACTCTTTTCCCCCTGCCCGGGGCTCCCCCACCTCAAAGccgccccaggctctgccccccaccaTACCCGaacagctcttcctcctcctcctcgtcgtCCTCCCCGTCCAGatcttcctccccctccacctcGGCCTCCTCGTCCTCAAACAGCAGGAAGGAGCTGGTGTCCccggcggggggctgggggggatgggggtacGTCATGGTGCGATTGGGggcatttccccttcccccaacaccgCCTGGTACCCCCCAGCCTGAgtcccttcccccaggccccgGCTTGTGGGAGCACTGCTTTCAGGAAGCTCACAGCCTCaaggtcccctcccccacctaggTCCCGAGGCACAGTGGCCGGGTGGGCACTGTTTGGGCGGGGGAGTGGGATGCTCCAGGCACCAAGGCACgcctgtggtgggagggggacacaCATGATGCTTCCGGCCCCGAAGGCATGGCTGGGGGGGAACGGGATGCTCCCAGCCCCGAGGCACAGCCGGGGGGCACTGTTTTGGGGGGAGACGGGGATGCTCCCGGCCCCGAGGCACGGCCTGGGGGAGGACACAGGACACTCCCGGCACTGaggcatgggcggggggggggggggggggggggcactgttgCGGAACATGCTCCCGGCCCTGAGGCGTAGCCAGGGGGCactgttgggggggggaaatgctcCCGGCCCCAAGGCATGGCGGCGGGGGGggactgttggggggggggggacacgctTCCGGCCCCGAGGCACGGCCAGGGGGcactgttggggggcggggggggggcggggtgagaggAATGTCCCGGCCCCAGAGGCAGGGAACTCACCACGAGGCCCTCGGTGGATTTGAGGGAGTAGAGAAGCAGGGTGGTGAtccggggcaggtggggggccaGGTCGTCCCCCATGGCACAGGAGAGCGCGGCGAAGAGACTGTACCTGGGAGGGAGACGGGGGTCAGGGACTGCGGgtcgggggaggtgggggcaccacccgtggagggctgggggggtcactCACGTGCAACGCCGTAGGTCGGGGTCGTCCTGCCCCtcggccaggcccagccccagctggcagCTCTCCTCTGCCAGGGGTCCCACAGCCTCGCGCCCCAGCGCCCGCACCAGCACCCCCAGCGtctctgcgggggaggggagtgtcaGACGccgcggccggggggggggcagtcaccCATGGCCTGGCActgcagggggcgctgcgctggggggggtggggggggtggggttaggggTCACTCACCCACAGCCTGGCActgcagggggcgctgcgctgggggtggggtgtggggagagttAGGGactggtggggggggtggggttaggggTCACTCACCCACAGCCTGGCActgcagggggcgctgcgctgggggtggggtgtggggagagttAGGGACTGGTGGGGTGGCTTGGGAGGTTGGGTTAGGGGGCAGGGTTAGGGGTCACTCACCCACGGCCTGGCACTGCAGGGGGCGTTGCTcctggggggcggcggggggcaagAACAGGCGAAGCTGCTCCAGGACATGGGGCAGATACGGCCCCATGGCGCGCTGGGCGGCTGAGGCTGTGAAGGATGGACGGACAGACACGGGGTCAGATGGAAACACGGACCTGCCCTCGGGGGAGACACCGAGcgcaggggggctggggatggagctgggggtgagggctcaagGGGGGGCCAGGGCCCAAGGGGGGGCCTGGAAGTCACTCACCAGTGGCCCCTgggatagtgggggggggggggggggaggcctggAAGCAGTACTGAAGTGCGGGGGGGGGTTATCACTCACCCATGGCGCCAGGGGGCCGTGGGGGGGAGCCGAGGGgagcagttgggggtgggggggggatcagTCATCCGTGGCCTCAGGAGCCGTGGTGTGGAGCCAAGGGGGACGGTTCTGGGGAGTCACTCACCCATGGTgccagggggatgtggggggcggTTCGGGAGGAGGGGTCACTCACCCACGGccccagggggctgtgggggggggagccgaGGGGGACGGTGCGGGGGGTTCACTCACCGATGGCCCCCAGCGCGCTGATGGCCAGCTCCTTGGGGCGGGGCCCCCCCGGGGAGCGCAGGGTCCCCAGCGTCTGCTCCATCAGCACCGGCAGGAATGGCTCGATCCCGGCCCCTGCGCGAGGGGAGGTTATAGCCCtgcccggatgcctgggttcgggggggaggCACCCGGACGCCTGGGTCGGGTGGGGGGCGGGCTTGGCTCGTCACCAGGGCCGGTGGGGTCCGGATACCGGGGTCCCCCAGCAAGTGGGACGCTGGCTCCTCAGCCGGGGGTCAGGGGCACTGGGGTGTCCCGGGCGCCTGGGTTCTCCAGCAGGCAGGTAGGGGAATGGGGTGGTGcacccggactcctgggttccccagCTGAAGACAGAAGGGTGTCCCGGACGCCAGGTCCCCCAGCCAGGACGGGGAAGGGGCGCTGTCCCGGACGCCAGGGTTCTCACCGAGGCTCTCCACGAAGTTCTCCAGGGCGTAGTAGGCCTTGGCCAGATGGCCCCCCCGCACCGGCTCCACCCCCCGCAGGTAGgacagcagcagcggcagcaccTCCCCCGCATAGGCCGCGAtgtcgggctgggggggggcggtcgGTGAGAGTCAGCCAGAGCCCCCCCATCACACCGTGTCCGCCcctccttaccccacccccttccacccatccatcccctcccATCGCCCCATGACTCCCCAGTCGTGCCTCTTTACCCCGCCCCCCCCTTGATTTCCCTGTAACCCCCTGCAgtgccccctcctcaccccagccccccaatcACCCCAGCCCTAGCCTCCCAATCTCCCCAATAACCCTGTGACCCCAGGGtacccctcctcaccccagcccccccaatCACCCCAGCCCTAGCCTCCCAATCTCCCCAATAACCCTGTGACCCCAGGGTAcccctccttgccccagcccccccatcgCCCCTTGACCCCTCACTCCGCACAGgcccccccgctcccacccccagcccccccgaccTGCAGGTTCTCCGAGAACTGCCCCAGGGCGAAGAGGGCTGCACTCCGCACCACTAGGCTCTCGTCTGCCAGCGCCCGGCAAATCACCCCCAGGAGGGACTGTAGGTGcctggaggggcagaaggggtcagtcagggggcccCCAAAACAAGTCTCCCTCCCCCGATTGCAATGGGCTTTGGCGAGCACGTCCTATGCCCCGTAGTGCCACCGGTGGTGATTCCCCTGGGGGACAGGACAACGCTgtgcacccagccccctgctgctgctgagtccAGGGGTCCGCAGAGCAGAAATGGGGCCCCCCAGCAGGATTCACCCCCCGCAGCGTGTGTCCATCCCCTACGACCCCCGCCTACCTGGTGCGGATGTGATCCCCGCAGCCCTCGGCCAGCACCGCCACCACCATGAGCCCGGCCTTGCGCTCGTAGGGCCGGGGGCtctgcagggccggctccaggtgCGGCATCTGGGGGTGGACAGAAGAGGTTGTTACCTGCCCCCCCCGCAACaagccacaggccctgccccactccaatggccccgccccctgccccagtctcagccctccagccagccaTAGGTCCCGTCCCAACCCccatggctctgcccccagctagcgccacccctgccccgccccgagccagcctgccccagcccccattccagccccacccccagctggtcCCACTCCTGCCATGTCACTGGCCCACCCCACAACCAGCCACAGACTCCGCCCCCAGCCCATCAGCCCCACCCTCCCCTTGCCCTCTAGCCAGCCAcaggctccagccccccaccatgccctcccccccgcccccccactcacAAGCTGGGGGAAGAGTTTTTCAGGGGGCAGGTGCAGGGCCAGCATGTCGATCACCTGGGGGGAGAAATGGAGGTGACGGGGGGGGGGTGACAGCTCtggattccccccccacacacacacacaccagccaggggtcccctcccccccgagctcCTCAACCCACCCCCAGCGCGTTGTaaggccgggggggggcactCGGGGGGCTCACCTGGGCAGCCATGTGTTTGGGGGTCTGGGCCTCATCCCCCTCGTCCTCACTCTCCCGGTCCTCGGCATCCAGCTGCCCCAGGGGAGGCTCCGCGCTCAGGATGGGGAACAGGGCGTCCAGCACGGGAGGCAGCAGCCGCTGCTTCAGCATAGCCTGGGGGGGCAGAAcctgagccctgagccccaccccccggcctgcccacaagccctgccccagccccctgaaccACCGGCCTGCCCCACCGAACCCCGATCCCCCCGATGGCCCCCCCGATCCCTAATCCCCTGGCCTGCCCTCCACACCCTGAGCCCTGATCCCCCGCCTGCCCCGTCTCCCAACcccccagatttccccccaccgTGCCCCCCAAGCCCTGAACCCCAATCCCTTGCTGCCCCCAagccctgaaccccaccccaaccccccaatcCACTTGCTTCCTACATCCTGAGCTCTGATCACCTGGCTGTCCCCTGATACCTGACCCCAGCTCCCCAATCCCGATCtaccccccacaccctgagccctaccccagccccccaagcccctggccatgtgataaatgaaagggggggcgggggtagctcccttttatggaccccCAGCCAGGCAGTTAGCTACAAACCccgttagtagctgttctcttcttgctttacctgtaaagggttaacaagcccacaggtaaaggGGAgcgagtgggcacctgaccaaagagccaactggggagggcgggggggcgagaattttttaaaattgggaaaaatgtCCCCCTTTGCCTGTCTGTTCTCCGGAGAGGTGACACAGGACCGCAGGGCTGTAAGAAGCTGTAAACCAGGCCCGAAAAGCCAGCAGCTCAGACCTGGAACCAACGCACCCGAACCCCTCCGGGCTAACCCGGGTGCTTTTGATTTGCTGGGAACCGTTAAGCTGGACCCCAACAAAACCAGTCTTGACGCTTGGGGATTGTCTTGGCTCTTTTTCAGTCGAGCAAGAGCAGAAGTTGCTGACGTATTTTCTCCCGTTTTGTTTTTGATACAATGTCCGGGATCGGATTTCTGTCCCCTACGCTGCTTAATTAGCAAATGGCAACAGCTGATTGCcggtgtttttctttctcagctcttccctagAGTCGGGGGGAAAGAGCTTGAGTGTGCCCCACagagaggaattcccaagtgcgccctCCTGGGttcttggggggggcgggggcggcgttTTGCACTGGGGTGGTGGctgcatctacccatccaagctCAGAGAGAAGCTGGGACCTTGGGaatttaataccagcctggagtggccaggattaaatttttaaaatccttggggGCCCCCACCTTccgcactcaaagtgccagagtggggaaccAGCCTAGACGCCCCCAAATCCCAACCCCCCTGGCTAGCCCACTGAACTCCAAGCCCCAAGCCTGCACCCCCGAACCCTGATCCCGCAGTCTgcgccccacaccccaaccacccAAACCCCAATCTGCCAGCCCGCCCTCAAACCTCCATCCTTCAGTCTGCCCCACAAACCCCGGCCCACCCCCAATCTCAATCTGCCAACCACCTACCCCCCCACAGCTCCATCCCTtgctccaccccaaaccctgcactTTCCCATCTGCCCCCTGAAGCCCaatccctgccctccccacccctatcCCTCCATGCCAGCCTCGTTCCTCCCAGCCAGCCAGCGCTCCCTGAACCCCAATCCTCATCCCCCTgagccccccggcccccaacCTTGCCCCGCAGTTTGATGAGGAAGCTGAGGGTGGAAAGTGCCTTCACCCGCAGCGCATCCCCCAGCGCTCGGTTCGACGCCACCTGGGGAGAGAAGCAACCGTCAGCActgcccggacacctgggttccccACTGGGGGAATGGGGCTCATGGAAttgcccggacgcctgggttccccaGAAGGGATCTCTGTAACCCTGTgaagggcgtgtgtgtgtgttcagagagttgcccggacacctgggttcccccgcagaggggaaggggcttgTGGCTTTCCCACTGGGGGAATAGGGCTCATGGAGTTGCCTGGATGCCTGGGTTCCCCCGCCGAGTAGAGGGGGCTCACGGCTGttcggacgcctgggttccccaGCAGGGATCTCTGTAACCCCGGGAAGTTGCAAGAGGGAATGTCGGGGATCAGGGAGTTACCCACATGCCTGGGTCCCCccgtggaggggaaggggcttgtGGCCACCTGGGTCCCCCGGCTCACCTCCAGGCAGAAGCCGACAACATCGGAGAGGTGCTGGACGATGACGGAGACCTCGCTCTCCATCAGCTCATCAAAGACTTCCATGGCCTCGCTGGCATGCACCTGAGGGGGCCGGACACGCACTGGTCAGGGAGCCTCGACACATTTTGACACCTCAgacaacccccccagcccctcccccacgccaGTGCCCCCCAATGACCCCTCATTCCCCCCTCTCACCTCGTTAATGGAAATCAGCTGCCTGACGGCTGAGATAATCTTCGGGACCAGGGAGCGCATGAGATTCTGGGGGGCAGAGACAGAGACAAGATGAGGGGGGACCCCCGAGAtactgggggcaggagaagggaatGGCTGGGGGAGCCGGGGGATGGGGACTCGGGATCAGTGAGTTCTAGGGAACACGGTACGGTGGGGGACAGATAGGAGGCCCAGGGGGTTCCGGTGCATAGGGGGCTCGGTGGGGGACTTGTGAGGGGCTCAGGGGGGTCGGTGAGTTCTGGGGTATGTGGAGTCAGTGAGGGGCTCGGGGCGCATGGGGAAGGCAGGggtgggcgggggctcagggaagaTGTGAGGAAGGCAGAGGTAGGTGGGGGGCTCAGGACATACTGGGGTGCATGGGGAAGATGGAGTGCTCAGGGGGAcgggtggggccaggctggggctcaGGGGGACGGGGCTCACCAGGTGGTCGGCGCCCAGCCCAGCGGCCATGGCTGCCAGCCCCCGCAGGCAGTAGTAGAGCGCCCCCGGCTGGCCGCGCTGGCCCAGGGCACTGTGGAAGAGACGCAGTAGGGCAGAGTAGTGGGGGGCGAAGGCCTCGGGGTCCGACTCCAGCGCCGAGCTCAGCACCAGCAGCGAGATCTGCGGGAGGAGGGACGGGACTCCGTGGatcacagccccccaccccctctgaccccccaaatcacagcccccccacctatccccatcccccttccccccc
This portion of the Chelonia mydas isolate rCheMyd1 chromosome 13, rCheMyd1.pri.v2, whole genome shotgun sequence genome encodes:
- the IPO4 gene encoding importin-4 isoform X1, encoding MEPGGLGRVLSDLLQPDNALIQQATAQLREAFRHPEVLPQLCQLLAGAPDPQIRQLAAVLLRRRLTKHWRKLNPEEQDRLKSLVLGALQQEAEHQVSVALAQLAALLLRHQGLERWPQLLQLIQQGVRGPDPHLRQISLLVLSSALESDPEAFAPHYSALLRLFHSALGQRGQPGALYYCLRGLAAMAAGLGADHLNLMRSLVPKIISAVRQLISINEVHASEAMEVFDELMESEVSVIVQHLSDVVGFCLEVASNRALGDALRVKALSTLSFLIKLRGKAMLKQRLLPPVLDALFPILSAEPPLGQLDAEDRESEDEGDEAQTPKHMAAQVIDMLALHLPPEKLFPQLMPHLEPALQSPRPYERKAGLMVVAVLAEGCGDHIRTRHLQSLLGVICRALADESLVVRSAALFALGQFSENLQPDIAAYAGEVLPLLLSYLRGVEPVRGGHLAKAYYALENFVESLGAGIEPFLPVLMEQTLGTLRSPGGPRPKELAISALGAIASAAQRAMGPYLPHVLEQLRLFLPPAAPQEQRPLQCQAVETLGVLVRALGREAVGPLAEESCQLGLGLAEGQDDPDLRRCTYSLFAALSCAMGDDLAPHLPRITTLLLYSLKSTEGLVPPAGDTSSFLLFEDEEAEVEGEEDLDGEDDEEEEEELFGLSVESAYVDEKEDACSALGEIAANASVAFLPHLESCVPEVFQLLEFPHLGVRKAAYEALSQFCIALRRVCEQDPSEPHAAGLQRLLGLALPAMARGVHRERERLVAMAVLEALGAVLTACQQEALRSPGHLAELCGALRAVLERKTACQDDGLDEEDEEDEEQAEYDAMLLEYAGEGIPALAAAAGGDAFAPYFAGFLPLLLNKMKPSCSVAERSFAVGTLAETLGGLGRATAPFVPRLLPPFLGAARDPDPEVRSNGIFALGVLAEHGGEALLPHYPKILALLAGGSTQESSARVRDNVCGAVARMVLSQPQALPLSQVFPALLRSLPLTEDFEENKTVFRCITFLYENAPQQVLQQVGEVVRASSTVLGTDHLPAGTRPLLDQVTLGEDSQAPSACSPTIGQPDPTPPVLPPKWSTLDPPDCSHHWGGPSGHMTELCLPVSSTVVGRSQSVVLSLLRLSSHLPPLRRGDPSTVWSPVACNFHPLPPWSG
- the IPO4 gene encoding importin-4 isoform X3, translated to MEPGGLGRVLSDLLQPDNALIQQATAQLREAFRHPEVLPQLCQLLAGAPDPQIRQLAAVLLRRRLTKHWRKLNPEEQDRLKSLVLGALQQEAEHQVSVALAQLAALLLRHQGLERWPQLLQLIQQGVRGPDPHLRQISLLVLSSALESDPEAFAPHYSALLRLFHSALGQRGQPGALYYCLRGLAAMAAGLGADHLNLMRSLVPKIISAVRQLISINEVHASEAMEVFDELMESEVSVIVQHLSDVVGFCLEVASNRALGDALRVKALSTLSFLIKLRGKAMLKQRLLPPVLDALFPILSAEPPLGQLDAEDRESEDEGDEAQTPKHMAAQVIDMLALHLPPEKLFPQLMPHLEPALQSPRPYERKAGLMVVAVLAEGCGDHIRTRHLQSLLGVICRALADESLVVRSAALFALGQFSENLQPDIAAYAGEVLPLLLSYLRGVEPVRGGHLAKAYYALENFVESLGAGIEPFLPVLMEQTLGTLRSPGGPRPKELAISALGAIASAAQRAMGPYLPHVLEQLRLFLPPAAPQEQRPLQCQAVETLGVLVRALGREAVGPLAEESCQLGLGLAEGQDDPDLRRCTYSLFAALSCAMGDDLAPHLPRITTLLLYSLKSTEGLVPPAGDTSSFLLFEDEEAEVEGEEDLDGEDDEEEEEELFGLSVESAYVDEKEDACSALGEIAANASVAFLPHLESCVPEVFQLLEFPHLGVRKAAYEALSQFCIALRRVCEQDPSEPHAAGLQRLLGLALPAMARGVHRERERLVAMAVLEALGAVLTACQQEALRSPGHLAELCGALRAVLERKTACQDDGLDEEDEEDEEQAEYDAMLLEYAGEGIPALAAAAGGDAFAPYFAGFLPLLLNKMVFPALLRSLPLTEDFEENKTVFRCITFLYENAPQQVLQQVGEVVRASSTVLGTDHLPAGTRPLLDQVTLGEDSQAPSACSPTIGQPDPTPPVLPPKWSTLDPPDCSHHWGGPSGHMTELCLPVSSTVVGRSQSVVLSLLRLSSHLPPLRRGDPSTVWSPVACNFHPLPPWSG